From one Rhizobium rosettiformans genomic stretch:
- a CDS encoding alpha-glucosidase, with the protein MSADANPVMTPDKDWWRGAVIYQIYPRSYQDSNGDGIGDLKGITARLAHIADLGADAIWISPFFTSPMKDFGYDVSNYVDVDPMFGSLTDFDGLIAEAHRLNIKVMIDLVMSHSSDQHAWFVESRSSRVNPKADWYVWSDPKPDGSPPNNWLSIFGGSAWQWDPTRMQYYLHNFLTSQPDMNLHNPEVQDALLAATRFWLERGVDGFRLDTINFYFHDKELRDNPALAPERRNASTAPAVNPYNFQEHIYDKNRPENIAFLKRFRALLDEYPAIAAVGEVGDSQRGLEIVGEYTSGDDKMQMCYAFEFLAPEPLTPDVVRNTQNAFANAAPEGWACWAFSNHDVVRHVSRWGANVLDRDAYAKMTSALLLTQRGSVCIYQGEELGLTEAEIAFEDLQDPYGIQFWPEFKGRDGCRTPMVWDDHAMQAGFSTAQKTWLPIPVEHNLRAVNTQFGKPESVLEHYRRFLAFRRQHPAFAKGDIVFHDAGDNQLIYTRAFGNEKLLCVFNMNAEETAIALPSGEWIGLEGHGFNSAVNDNKVELPAWGAYFARHA; encoded by the coding sequence ATGAGTGCAGATGCAAATCCCGTCATGACGCCCGACAAGGACTGGTGGCGCGGCGCGGTGATCTATCAGATCTACCCGCGCTCCTATCAGGACTCCAACGGTGACGGCATCGGTGACCTGAAGGGCATCACAGCCCGTCTCGCCCATATCGCCGATCTCGGCGCCGATGCGATCTGGATCTCGCCCTTCTTCACCTCGCCGATGAAGGACTTCGGCTACGACGTCTCGAACTATGTCGACGTCGATCCGATGTTCGGCTCGCTGACGGATTTCGATGGCCTGATCGCCGAAGCCCACCGTCTCAACATCAAGGTCATGATCGACCTCGTGATGTCGCATTCGTCGGACCAGCACGCCTGGTTCGTCGAAAGCCGCTCCAGCCGGGTCAATCCAAAGGCGGACTGGTATGTCTGGTCTGATCCGAAGCCGGATGGCTCGCCGCCGAACAACTGGTTGTCGATCTTTGGCGGCTCGGCTTGGCAGTGGGATCCGACCCGCATGCAGTATTATCTGCACAACTTCCTGACCTCGCAGCCGGACATGAACCTGCACAATCCGGAAGTGCAGGACGCGTTGCTCGCCGCCACCCGCTTCTGGCTGGAGCGCGGCGTCGACGGCTTCCGCCTCGATACGATCAATTTCTATTTCCACGACAAGGAACTGAGGGATAACCCGGCCCTCGCGCCGGAGCGCCGCAATGCTTCGACGGCGCCTGCGGTTAATCCCTACAACTTCCAGGAACATATCTACGACAAGAACCGCCCCGAAAACATCGCCTTCCTCAAGCGCTTCCGCGCATTGCTCGACGAGTATCCGGCGATTGCAGCCGTCGGCGAAGTCGGCGACAGCCAGCGTGGTCTGGAAATCGTCGGCGAATATACCTCCGGCGACGACAAGATGCAGATGTGCTACGCCTTCGAATTCCTGGCACCGGAGCCGCTCACCCCGGACGTGGTGCGCAACACGCAGAATGCATTCGCAAATGCAGCCCCCGAAGGCTGGGCCTGCTGGGCCTTCTCCAATCATGACGTCGTTCGTCACGTATCCCGCTGGGGGGCGAACGTTCTCGATCGCGACGCCTATGCGAAGATGACCTCGGCGCTGCTTTTGACCCAGCGCGGCTCCGTCTGCATCTACCAGGGCGAAGAACTCGGCCTCACCGAAGCCGAAATCGCCTTCGAGGATCTCCAGGATCCCTACGGCATCCAGTTCTGGCCGGAGTTCAAGGGCCGTGACGGCTGCCGCACGCCGATGGTCTGGGACGACCATGCAATGCAGGCTGGCTTCTCGACGGCGCAGAAGACCTGGCTGCCCATCCCGGTCGAACATAACCTGCGCGCGGTCAACACGCAGTTTGGCAAGCCGGAATCCGTGCTCGAGCACTATCGCCGTTTCCTCGCCTTCCGCCGCCAGCATCCGGCCTTTGCCAAGGGCGACATCGTCTTCCACGACGCCGGCGACAATCAGCTGATCTACACCCGTGCCTTCGGTAACGAGAAGCTGCTCTGCGTCTTCAACATGAATGCTGAAGAGACCGCAATCGCGCTGCCATCCGGCGAATGGATCGGGCTTGAGGGCCACGGCTTCAACAGTGCAGTCAACGATAACAAGGTAGAGTTGCCGGCTTGGGGCGCATATTTCGCGCGCCACGCCTGA
- a CDS encoding ABC transporter ATP-binding protein, giving the protein MTGLVLKDIRKAYGQVKVLHGIDLEIKEGEFVVFVGPSGCGKSTLLRMIAGLEDITGGELYIDGQLVNDVPPSKRGIAMVFQSYALYPHMTVYDNMAFGMRIAGESKEEIDRRVRSAAGILQLDSYLDRLPKALSGGQRQRVAIGRAICRDPKVFLFDEPLSNLDAALRVATRIEIAKLNEQMADTTMIYVTHDQVEAMTLADRIVVLSAGKIEQVGPPLELYERPANLFVARFIGSPAMNIMPVTVIGTGEATRIKLKDGSEVTVDVATAASEQGKSASFGVRPEDLAIATGPEFLFEGNVDIVEALGEVTLLYVKGPVEDEAIVVKLPGIVDVNKGQTLRFSADQTKLHLFDADGQTYRR; this is encoded by the coding sequence ATGACGGGTCTCGTTCTCAAGGACATCCGCAAGGCATACGGGCAGGTCAAGGTCCTGCACGGCATCGATCTGGAGATCAAGGAAGGCGAGTTCGTGGTCTTCGTCGGCCCGTCGGGCTGCGGCAAGTCCACGCTTCTGCGCATGATCGCGGGCCTTGAGGACATCACCGGCGGTGAACTCTATATCGACGGCCAGCTCGTCAACGATGTGCCGCCGTCCAAGCGCGGCATCGCGATGGTGTTCCAGTCCTATGCGCTCTACCCGCATATGACTGTCTACGACAACATGGCCTTCGGCATGCGCATTGCAGGCGAAAGCAAGGAAGAGATCGACCGTCGCGTTCGCTCCGCTGCCGGCATTCTTCAGCTCGATTCCTATCTCGATCGCCTGCCGAAGGCGCTGTCCGGCGGTCAGCGTCAGCGTGTCGCCATCGGTCGCGCCATCTGCCGCGACCCCAAGGTCTTCCTGTTCGACGAGCCGTTGTCCAATCTCGATGCGGCTCTGCGTGTCGCGACCCGCATCGAGATTGCCAAGCTCAACGAGCAGATGGCCGATACCACGATGATCTACGTGACCCACGACCAGGTCGAGGCGATGACGCTCGCAGACCGGATCGTCGTGCTCTCGGCCGGCAAGATTGAACAGGTTGGCCCCCCGCTCGAACTCTATGAGCGTCCGGCCAACCTCTTCGTCGCCCGTTTCATCGGCTCTCCGGCGATGAACATCATGCCGGTGACCGTGATCGGCACGGGCGAGGCGACCCGGATCAAGCTGAAGGATGGCTCGGAAGTCACCGTTGATGTCGCGACCGCCGCATCGGAACAGGGCAAGTCTGCGAGCTTCGGCGTCCGCCCGGAAGATCTGGCAATCGCAACCGGTCCAGAATTCCTGTTTGAAGGCAATGTCGACATCGTCGAGGCCCTCGGCGAAGTTACGCTTCTCTACGTCAAGGGACCGGTCGAAGACGAGGCGATCGTGGTCAAGCTGCCCGGCATTGTCGACGTCAATAAGGGGCAGACCCTGCGCTTTTCCGCAGACCAGACCAAGCTACACCTCTTCGACGCCGACGGTCAGACATACCGCCGCTGA
- a CDS encoding DUF2778 domain-containing protein — MASLAPQVIGGNRAAVQKTKSRRNKRGSSLPTILGISLACLFWGTASLAVFKGLSSSTIQAPSMAGHSLPKPELVLSKPLAPRAALAQSTDFAALEEMRNRFAEAIAATDHLGLLMLPAAMRLAEVDKSDRLLLARVESVTDSQALAVLRDALVQAEAGRQQAALATAAHERRSDRDDVDPVVTASIPTNTAEVAPVALGYAATPRATETMAAADPRVEPFEELLSAPQTEDHGALPDDGPVPGAKPQAKPRVERVPAPEAPVAAAATPEKPKRKTLFGMLAYAKPENPITTDDGAGGIFNRKNSLPGPGSRIAVYVIEDSVVHMPNGEKLRAHSGRGHMRDNPKYVHVKNMGPTPPNVYKLRMREARFHGVEAIRMNPVGDAKMYNRDGFLTHTYLLRRRGDSSGCVVFEDYNKFLNAYKRGNVHTLIVVPSMRELPKYMAML; from the coding sequence ATGGCGTCCTTGGCCCCTCAGGTCATCGGTGGCAATCGCGCCGCCGTTCAAAAGACAAAGTCGCGCAGAAACAAGCGCGGCTCCAGCCTGCCGACGATCTTGGGCATCTCACTGGCCTGCCTCTTTTGGGGCACCGCGAGCCTTGCCGTTTTCAAGGGGCTGTCATCCTCGACGATCCAGGCACCGAGCATGGCAGGCCACAGCCTGCCGAAGCCGGAACTCGTTTTGTCGAAGCCGCTGGCGCCCCGCGCAGCACTGGCGCAATCGACGGATTTCGCGGCCCTTGAAGAAATGCGCAACCGCTTCGCCGAAGCGATCGCTGCCACTGACCATCTGGGCCTGCTGATGCTGCCTGCTGCCATGCGGCTTGCAGAGGTCGACAAGTCCGATCGTCTTCTGCTGGCCCGCGTCGAGAGCGTGACCGATTCCCAGGCCCTCGCTGTGCTGCGTGATGCGCTTGTGCAGGCGGAGGCAGGACGGCAGCAGGCAGCCCTTGCAACAGCGGCCCATGAACGCCGCAGCGACAGGGACGATGTTGATCCCGTCGTCACCGCCTCGATCCCGACGAATACCGCCGAGGTGGCGCCAGTCGCCCTCGGTTACGCGGCAACGCCAAGGGCAACCGAAACAATGGCCGCGGCCGATCCGCGCGTGGAGCCCTTCGAGGAGCTGCTTTCGGCACCGCAGACAGAAGATCACGGCGCGCTGCCGGATGATGGCCCGGTACCGGGTGCCAAGCCTCAGGCCAAACCGCGCGTTGAGCGCGTACCGGCGCCGGAAGCGCCTGTTGCCGCCGCCGCCACGCCGGAAAAGCCGAAGAGGAAGACGCTGTTCGGCATGCTGGCCTATGCCAAACCGGAAAATCCGATCACCACCGATGACGGGGCAGGGGGCATCTTCAACCGGAAGAACAGCCTGCCCGGTCCAGGCAGCCGCATCGCCGTCTATGTGATTGAGGATTCTGTCGTGCACATGCCCAATGGCGAGAAGCTGCGCGCCCATTCCGGTCGTGGCCACATGCGCGACAACCCAAAATATGTGCATGTGAAAAACATGGGGCCGACGCCGCCCAATGTCTACAAGTTGCGCATGCGCGAAGCCCGCTTCCACGGCGTCGAGGCCATTCGCATGAACCCTGTGGGCGATGCCAAGATGTATAATCGCGATGGCTTCCTGACCCATACCTACCTGCTACGCCGCCGCGGCGACAGCTCCGGCTGTGTGGTCTTTGAAGACTATAACAAGTTCCTCAATGCCTATAAGCGCGGGAACGTGCACACGCTGATCGTCGTGCCGAGCATGCGGGAGCTTCCCAAATATATGGCGATGCTCTGA
- a CDS encoding LacI family DNA-binding transcriptional regulator, whose protein sequence is MNLKELSQMLGLSQTTISRALNGYPEVNEETRRRVLQAAKETGYRPNRAAQRLATGKAGSIGLIMPISPDHSSDMHFAEFQSGLAEAAILQDFHFVIMPSKAEDEEQAIRWLAASGSVDGYYLAYVREKDPRIVMAKTLSLPFIVHGRSSGLELDYPFLDVDNEGAFYDATRFLLQLGHKRIALLNGHADLDFAHRRRLGTEKALADRGLLLDPRHTRHSFMGDEQGYRGMKEILSGPDRPTAVLCASTVLALGAVRAMNELGLKLGVDVSLIAHDDELPLLKPENFSTPLTTTRSSLRAAGKRIGERLIAMINQTTPAPPEQELWKVELVVRASTGPAPP, encoded by the coding sequence GTGAATCTCAAAGAATTGTCGCAGATGCTCGGTCTGTCGCAGACGACGATCAGCCGCGCGCTCAACGGTTATCCCGAAGTGAACGAAGAGACGCGCAGGCGCGTGCTTCAGGCGGCGAAGGAGACCGGCTACCGGCCCAATCGCGCAGCGCAAAGGCTCGCCACCGGAAAAGCCGGGTCCATCGGGCTGATCATGCCAATCTCGCCCGACCACAGTTCGGACATGCACTTCGCCGAGTTTCAGAGCGGACTGGCCGAGGCTGCGATCCTCCAAGACTTCCACTTCGTCATCATGCCTTCCAAAGCCGAAGACGAAGAACAAGCGATCCGATGGCTCGCCGCCAGCGGTAGCGTGGACGGTTACTATCTCGCCTATGTTCGCGAGAAGGACCCGAGGATCGTGATGGCGAAGACACTATCGCTTCCTTTCATCGTCCACGGCCGCTCCTCGGGGCTTGAGCTGGACTATCCGTTTCTGGATGTCGACAATGAAGGGGCGTTCTACGATGCGACCCGCTTCCTGCTGCAACTCGGCCACAAGCGGATCGCCTTGCTGAACGGCCATGCCGATCTGGACTTTGCCCATCGACGACGGCTGGGGACGGAGAAGGCGCTGGCCGACCGGGGATTGCTGCTCGACCCTCGCCATACACGGCACAGCTTCATGGGCGACGAACAGGGCTATCGCGGGATGAAGGAGATCCTGTCCGGCCCGGACCGGCCGACTGCCGTGTTATGCGCCAGTACCGTGCTGGCACTCGGGGCCGTCAGGGCGATGAACGAGCTTGGCCTCAAGCTTGGCGTGGACGTTTCCCTGATCGCGCATGACGACGAGCTGCCATTGCTGAAGCCGGAGAACTTTTCGACGCCGCTCACGACGACGCGCTCGTCGCTTCGCGCTGCCGGCAAGCGGATCGGAGAACGGCTGATCGCAATGATCAATCAAACCACACCCGCACCACCGGAGCAGGAATTGTGGAAGGTGGAACTGGTGGTCCGGGCCTCGACCGGGCCGGCACCCCCCTGA
- a CDS encoding ABC transporter substrate-binding protein, with amino-acid sequence MKKLFLMTVATAALVAGSVGAQELKFAPGEDAKFNWASFEELKKTQLNGEQITIFGPWLGPDQVLVESVLAYFAAATGADVRYTGSDSFEQQIVVDLEAGSAPNIAIFPQPGLASDMAKRGFLTDLGAENASWLKDNYAAGQSWVDLGTYAGQDGNTAFYGFPFKTDLKSLVWYSPENFEDAGYEVPETMEELKALTEKIVADGGTPWCIGLGSGAATGWPATDWVEDMMLRTASPEDYDKWVSNEMKFDDPIVVNAINEFGWFAKNDKFVVGGAGAVASTDFRDSPKGLFASPPQCYLHRQASFIPSFFPEGTSVGEDADFFYFPAYAEKDLGSPVLGAGTTFAITKDSKAARAFIEFLKSPIAHEVWMAQKGFLTPHKGVNPEVFTDPTVRKMNDILLQATTFRFDGSDLMPGAIGAGSFWTGMVDFVGGKSAEDVAKSIQTAWDGIK; translated from the coding sequence ATGAAGAAACTGTTTTTGATGACCGTGGCGACTGCCGCGCTCGTAGCCGGCTCGGTCGGCGCACAGGAATTGAAGTTCGCTCCCGGTGAAGATGCCAAGTTCAACTGGGCAAGTTTCGAAGAGCTGAAGAAGACCCAGCTCAATGGCGAGCAGATCACCATTTTCGGCCCCTGGCTCGGTCCTGACCAGGTCCTCGTCGAAAGCGTTCTGGCCTATTTCGCAGCCGCGACCGGCGCGGATGTACGCTATACCGGCTCTGACAGCTTCGAGCAGCAGATCGTCGTCGATCTGGAAGCCGGCTCCGCTCCCAATATCGCCATCTTCCCGCAGCCGGGCCTCGCGTCCGACATGGCAAAGCGTGGCTTCCTGACCGACCTCGGCGCTGAAAATGCCTCCTGGCTCAAGGACAACTACGCCGCTGGCCAGTCCTGGGTCGACCTCGGCACTTATGCTGGCCAGGACGGCAACACGGCTTTCTACGGCTTCCCCTTCAAGACCGACCTGAAGTCGCTCGTCTGGTATTCGCCTGAGAACTTCGAGGATGCCGGTTACGAAGTCCCTGAGACCATGGAAGAGCTGAAGGCTCTGACCGAGAAGATCGTGGCTGACGGAGGCACGCCCTGGTGCATCGGTCTCGGCTCGGGTGCTGCCACCGGTTGGCCGGCAACCGACTGGGTCGAGGACATGATGCTGCGCACCGCGTCCCCGGAAGACTACGATAAGTGGGTTTCCAACGAGATGAAGTTCGACGACCCGATAGTCGTCAACGCCATCAACGAATTCGGCTGGTTTGCCAAGAACGACAAGTTCGTCGTTGGCGGTGCAGGCGCAGTCGCTTCGACCGACTTCCGCGACAGCCCGAAGGGTCTCTTTGCCTCGCCGCCGCAGTGCTACCTGCACCGCCAGGCTTCGTTCATTCCGTCCTTCTTCCCCGAGGGCACGAGCGTTGGTGAAGATGCAGACTTCTTCTACTTCCCGGCCTATGCCGAGAAGGACCTCGGCAGCCCGGTTCTCGGCGCAGGTACCACCTTCGCCATTACCAAGGACAGTAAGGCTGCTCGCGCCTTCATCGAGTTCCTGAAGTCGCCGATCGCCCATGAAGTCTGGATGGCCCAGAAGGGCTTCCTCACCCCGCACAAGGGCGTGAACCCGGAAGTCTTCACCGATCCGACCGTTCGCAAGATGAACGACATCTTGCTGCAGGCCACCACCTTCCGCTTCGACGGTTCCGACCTGATGCCGGGCGCCATCGGCGCTGGCAGCTTCTGGACCGGCATGGTCGACTTTGTCGGTGGCAAGTCCGCCGAAGATGTTGCAAAGTCGATCCAGACAGCCTGGGACGGCATCAAGTAA
- a CDS encoding SDR family oxidoreductase, protein MSSQKVAIVTAGGSGMGAAAARRLAADGFKVAILSSSGKGEALAAELEGFGVTGSNQSPEDLARLVDGTMERYGRIDVLVNSAGHGPRAQILEITDEQWAKGMDVYLLNVIRPTRLVTPIMQRQKAGVIINISNAWAFEPSSMFPTSAVFRAGLASFTKLFADIYAGENIRMNNVLPGWIDSLPATEERRDGVPMKRYGTSEEIAATIAFLASDGAAYITGQNLKVDGGLTRHV, encoded by the coding sequence ATGTCCAGTCAGAAGGTCGCTATTGTCACGGCAGGGGGAAGCGGTATGGGGGCGGCGGCCGCAAGGCGCCTCGCTGCCGACGGCTTCAAGGTCGCCATCCTCTCGTCTTCCGGCAAGGGGGAGGCACTTGCCGCCGAACTCGAAGGCTTCGGGGTCACAGGGTCGAACCAGTCTCCGGAAGACCTCGCACGCCTCGTCGACGGCACCATGGAACGCTATGGCCGCATTGATGTCCTCGTGAACAGCGCAGGCCATGGGCCCCGTGCCCAGATCCTTGAGATCACCGACGAGCAGTGGGCGAAGGGCATGGATGTCTATTTGCTCAACGTCATCCGCCCGACGCGTCTCGTCACGCCAATCATGCAGCGCCAGAAGGCCGGCGTGATCATCAACATTTCCAACGCCTGGGCCTTCGAGCCATCCTCGATGTTCCCGACCTCGGCCGTCTTCCGCGCAGGCCTTGCATCATTCACCAAGCTCTTTGCCGATATCTATGCCGGTGAGAATATCCGGATGAACAATGTCCTTCCCGGCTGGATCGACAGCCTGCCGGCGACAGAGGAGCGGCGTGACGGTGTGCCGATGAAGCGCTACGGCACGAGCGAGGAAATTGCAGCCACGATCGCCTTCCTGGCCTCCGACGGTGCAGCCTACATCACAGGCCAGAATCTCAAGGTTGACGGTGGTTTAACCCGTCACGTTTGA
- a CDS encoding carbohydrate ABC transporter permease has protein sequence MNPALQALITIIIGVGGCIGYFYLSNVFVDRVLFPAKGEHAGRNINRANMIRPWLFLFPAIVALGLYLVYPVIASLWLSVTSRNAGGAFVGLANYERMLGETKFWEAISNNLLWLTVVPAASTAFGLLAAQLTDRISWGNIAKSLIFMPMAISFVGASVIFKLVYDTRPAGEEQIGLLNALWLSFDGGWGTVLVLRVLPALLLLAFIAFVVYGIYQLLRPLSGGIGYHGGSSKFGVVVRVALTLAGLWLCYRGLISTYSVLTVEYPYGQPQTWLTIPFWNNFFLMVVLIWIQTGFAMVILSAALRGIPEETIEAAVIDGANDFEIFFKIKIPQIMGTVVVVWTTITLVVLKVFDIVFAMTNGQWETQVLANYMFDKLFRANDWGVGSASAMVIMLLVLPILIWNVYNARKEMR, from the coding sequence ATGAATCCGGCGTTGCAGGCTCTGATCACGATCATCATCGGTGTCGGTGGGTGTATCGGTTATTTCTATCTGTCGAACGTGTTTGTCGACAGGGTGCTGTTCCCCGCCAAGGGAGAGCATGCAGGGCGCAATATCAACCGCGCCAACATGATACGTCCCTGGCTCTTCCTGTTTCCGGCGATCGTGGCACTCGGCCTCTATCTGGTCTATCCGGTCATCGCCTCGCTCTGGTTGTCGGTAACCAGCCGCAACGCGGGCGGCGCCTTCGTTGGTCTGGCCAATTATGAGCGCATGCTCGGCGAAACGAAATTCTGGGAAGCGATCAGTAACAATCTTTTGTGGCTGACCGTCGTCCCGGCCGCATCCACGGCCTTTGGCCTTCTGGCCGCACAGCTGACCGACCGGATTTCCTGGGGCAATATCGCGAAATCGCTGATTTTCATGCCCATGGCGATTTCCTTTGTCGGTGCATCCGTCATCTTCAAGCTGGTCTATGACACGCGCCCGGCAGGGGAAGAGCAGATCGGCCTTCTGAACGCCTTGTGGCTGTCCTTCGATGGGGGATGGGGCACGGTTCTGGTGCTTCGCGTTCTTCCGGCACTCCTGCTTCTCGCCTTCATCGCTTTCGTCGTCTACGGCATCTACCAGCTGTTGCGCCCGCTCTCCGGCGGCATCGGCTATCACGGCGGCAGTTCCAAATTCGGCGTGGTCGTGCGCGTTGCACTCACCCTGGCCGGCCTCTGGCTTTGCTATCGCGGGCTGATTTCCACCTACTCCGTCCTGACCGTCGAATATCCCTATGGCCAGCCGCAGACCTGGTTGACGATCCCCTTCTGGAACAACTTCTTCCTGATGGTGGTGCTGATCTGGATTCAGACCGGTTTCGCCATGGTCATCCTGTCGGCGGCGCTGCGCGGGATCCCGGAAGAAACGATCGAGGCCGCCGTCATCGACGGGGCCAACGACTTCGAGATCTTCTTCAAGATCAAGATCCCGCAGATTATGGGAACCGTCGTCGTCGTCTGGACCACGATCACGCTCGTCGTCCTCAAGGTCTTTGACATCGTCTTTGCCATGACCAACGGCCAGTGGGAAACGCAGGTGCTTGCCAACTACATGTTCGACAAGCTCTTCCGCGCCAATGACTGGGGCGTCGGCTCGGCAAGCGCCATGGTGATCATGCTCCTGGTTCTGCCGATCCTGATCTGGAACGTCTACAACGCTCGAAAAGAAATGCGCTGA
- a CDS encoding carbohydrate ABC transporter permease, with product MAKIAGKKSGLVWAVHLSVAALVVLWLLPTAGLFISSFRTADQIATSGWWSSLFSQEQNLVLRTAAPSTQRQEGNLWVIEGNLLSEGGASAEAEISTWGTTSRAISEYEPGATAPMGDSARVTVQENGDYRLESDVELTGTRGDRIFVTAELPPEFTLDNYETVLFSGSTTDSMAKAFFNTLTVTIPATVIPIVIAAFAAYALAWMEFPGRALLIAAVVALLVVPLQLALIPLLRLHLSIGIGKGYLGVWLAHTGFGLPLAIYLLRNYMVGLPRDIIECAKVDGATDFQIFTRIILPLSFPALASFAIFQFLWTWNDLLVAKVFLIDATGETTVMTNQIVELLGTRGGNWEILATAAFVSIAVPLLVFFFMQRYLVRGLLAGSVKGG from the coding sequence ATGGCAAAGATTGCAGGCAAGAAATCCGGACTCGTCTGGGCCGTTCATCTCTCGGTAGCGGCACTGGTCGTCCTTTGGCTTCTGCCGACCGCAGGCCTCTTCATCTCCTCATTCCGCACAGCGGACCAGATCGCCACTAGCGGCTGGTGGAGTTCGCTATTTTCGCAGGAGCAGAACCTCGTCTTGAGAACCGCAGCGCCTTCGACCCAGCGCCAGGAAGGCAATCTCTGGGTCATTGAGGGCAATCTGCTCAGCGAAGGCGGGGCTTCGGCCGAGGCGGAGATCTCGACCTGGGGCACCACGTCGCGCGCCATCAGCGAATACGAACCCGGTGCGACCGCACCCATGGGTGACAGTGCTCGTGTGACCGTCCAGGAGAATGGTGACTATCGTCTGGAAAGCGATGTCGAGCTGACCGGCACCCGTGGCGATCGCATCTTCGTGACGGCGGAGCTGCCGCCGGAATTCACGCTCGACAACTACGAGACGGTGCTCTTCTCCGGCTCCACCACAGATTCTATGGCGAAGGCCTTCTTCAACACGCTGACCGTGACCATTCCCGCCACGGTGATCCCGATCGTGATTGCAGCCTTCGCGGCCTATGCGCTCGCGTGGATGGAATTCCCGGGCCGCGCACTGCTGATTGCGGCCGTGGTCGCACTCCTGGTCGTGCCGCTGCAGCTGGCACTCATCCCGCTCCTGCGCCTTCATTTGTCGATCGGCATCGGCAAGGGTTATCTCGGTGTATGGCTTGCCCATACGGGCTTCGGCCTGCCCCTCGCGATCTACCTATTGCGCAATTACATGGTCGGGCTCCCGCGCGACATCATCGAATGCGCCAAGGTGGACGGTGCGACGGATTTCCAGATCTTCACCCGCATCATCCTTCCCTTGTCCTTCCCGGCGCTCGCCTCCTTCGCCATCTTCCAGTTCCTCTGGACCTGGAACGACCTGCTTGTCGCCAAGGTCTTCCTGATCGATGCGACCGGCGAGACGACCGTGATGACGAACCAGATTGTCGAGCTCTTGGGCACGCGCGGCGGCAACTGGGAAATCCTGGCGACGGCCGCCTTCGTGTCGATCGCAGTCCCGCTCCTCGTCTTCTTCTTCATGCAACGCTACCTCGTGCGTGGCCTCCTTGCCGGATCGGTCAAGGGTGGCTGA